One part of the Micrococcus sp. 2A genome encodes these proteins:
- a CDS encoding ATP-binding protein, with product MRYPVPGPAQPNSPFTPGYGRRPLVFGGHEDLLRDMGRVFQDHDFGENQSVLLSGLRGAGKTSMLQRIEDLARDAGWLVISEDASAGLQRRLVESTLPDVVNSLPRQTKRELKELGLWHFSAAWEVTERPSRPLMRNDLVTVARHAGVRGILITIDEVSSGKTRLREVSAVAREVSHAISRGADIVVAFAGIKVDLDELVRQEHTTFLRRSRTADFHRLSPRETRHVLAETARLGGREFTAEALEMLIAAAQGYPYLVQLLGDYAWRHRPAHPRIDLSAAEAARDRGLQAVMDRVLSKVFNDLSAKDQEFLRAMAVDEERSRIGDITARLGSYSQYVNQYRNRLIDSGYVQPDGYGYLRFALPYLGAYIRSLTDRGPASAPDDDWSAYPPPLT from the coding sequence ATGCGCTACCCCGTGCCCGGCCCGGCCCAGCCGAACAGCCCCTTCACGCCGGGGTACGGGCGTCGCCCACTCGTGTTCGGCGGCCACGAAGACCTGCTCCGCGACATGGGCAGAGTCTTCCAAGACCATGACTTCGGCGAGAACCAGTCCGTCCTCCTGTCCGGACTGAGGGGCGCCGGAAAGACCTCCATGCTGCAGCGGATCGAAGACCTCGCCCGGGATGCCGGTTGGCTCGTGATCAGCGAGGATGCCAGCGCGGGCCTCCAACGCAGGCTGGTGGAGAGCACGTTGCCAGACGTCGTGAACTCCCTGCCCCGGCAGACCAAACGTGAGCTCAAGGAACTGGGGCTCTGGCACTTCTCCGCCGCGTGGGAGGTCACAGAGCGTCCCTCTCGTCCCCTCATGCGCAATGATCTGGTGACCGTTGCCCGACATGCCGGGGTGCGCGGAATCCTCATCACGATCGACGAGGTCTCCTCGGGCAAGACGCGCCTACGAGAGGTCAGCGCCGTCGCACGGGAGGTCTCCCATGCAATCAGCCGCGGAGCGGACATCGTGGTGGCTTTCGCCGGCATCAAGGTCGACCTCGATGAGCTCGTACGACAGGAACACACGACCTTTCTCCGCCGCTCCCGGACCGCCGACTTCCACCGACTTTCCCCGAGGGAGACCCGCCACGTCCTCGCGGAGACGGCACGCCTCGGCGGCCGGGAGTTCACCGCAGAAGCCCTGGAGATGCTGATCGCCGCGGCCCAGGGCTACCCCTACCTCGTCCAGCTGCTGGGCGACTACGCGTGGCGACACCGCCCGGCCCATCCCCGGATCGACCTGTCCGCCGCCGAGGCAGCCCGCGACCGGGGGCTGCAGGCGGTGATGGACCGTGTGCTGTCGAAGGTCTTCAACGACCTCTCCGCCAAGGATCAGGAGTTCCTCCGCGCCATGGCTGTCGACGAGGAGCGATCCCGCATCGGCGACATCACCGCGCGCCTCGGCTCCTACAGCCAGTATGTGAATCAGTATCGGAACCGACTCATCGACAGCGGCTACGTGCAGCCGGACGGATACGGGTACCTCCGCTTCGCCCTTCCCTACCTCGGCGCCTACATCCGCTCTCTGACCGACAGGGGCCCGGCGTCGGCTCCGGACGACGACTGGAGCGCCTACCCGCCACCCCTGACATGA
- a CDS encoding trimeric intracellular cation channel family protein, producing MLTSSVAAWLLTTSPKNPEELQRDLPSAVDETGQVAQAVTQIVTAVDLVGVFFFAISGAILAVRKGYDIVGSLLLALMVGTGGGVIRDLIVNQDVPSAFRNPWYLILPVLASLAVFFKVFDGERGKNAVMLVDAVGLAVYCVVGTRIALLGGLSPVSAAVLGLVTAVGGGLLRDVVAGEPPAVFGGRGWYAVPALIGAAATSALGQAEWLSIYTMLAVMLVVLTLRAVSLRKEWMAPGAEITGETQRQRMDPDGAPPVPDVRDQGSPADPPRESGQEPTTPTPQVEESAMDRAVEGDDGAYRH from the coding sequence ATGCTGACCTCCTCCGTCGCCGCCTGGCTGCTGACCACGTCCCCCAAGAACCCGGAAGAGCTCCAGCGCGACCTGCCCTCCGCCGTCGACGAGACCGGCCAGGTGGCCCAGGCCGTCACCCAGATCGTCACGGCGGTGGACCTGGTGGGCGTGTTCTTCTTCGCGATCTCCGGCGCCATCCTGGCCGTCCGGAAGGGGTACGACATCGTCGGCTCGCTACTGCTGGCGCTCATGGTGGGCACCGGTGGCGGCGTGATCCGCGACCTGATCGTCAACCAGGACGTCCCGTCCGCCTTCCGCAACCCGTGGTATCTCATCCTGCCCGTGCTGGCGTCCCTGGCCGTGTTCTTCAAGGTCTTCGACGGCGAGCGCGGCAAGAACGCCGTGATGCTCGTGGACGCGGTGGGCCTGGCCGTGTACTGCGTGGTCGGCACCCGGATCGCGCTGCTCGGGGGCCTCTCCCCCGTCTCGGCCGCGGTGCTCGGGCTCGTCACGGCGGTGGGCGGCGGCCTGCTGCGCGACGTGGTGGCGGGCGAGCCTCCGGCCGTGTTCGGCGGGCGCGGCTGGTACGCCGTGCCTGCGCTGATCGGCGCCGCCGCCACCTCCGCGCTGGGCCAGGCCGAGTGGCTGAGCATCTACACGATGCTCGCGGTGATGCTCGTGGTCCTGACGCTGCGCGCGGTCTCCCTGCGCAAGGAGTGGATGGCCCCGGGCGCGGAGATCACCGGGGAGACCCAGCGCCAGCGCATGGACCCGGACGGCGCCCCGCCCGTGCCGGACGTCCGGGACCAGGGCAGCCCCGCCGACCCGCCGCGCGAGAGCGGCCAGGAGCCCACCACGCCCACCCCGCAGGTCGAGGAGAGCGCCATGGACCGCGCCGTCGAGGGCGACGACGGCGCCTACCGCCACTGA
- a CDS encoding TRIC cation channel family protein: MDLQQLFAELADVPWLLTVLDLVGVFFFAVSGALLAARKDFDLVGSVALALLAGLGGGITRDIVLDRGLPASLQDPIYLAPPVLVSLLVYVKVIHPNRLNLTITLFDAAGLALFTVSGVMIAHAMGVHPVSVVVVATVGALGGGVLRDIVANEVPSIFDPRGVYVMPAVVGAAAAELVAQRGALNAFTGFLIALLVFTVRMLAYRYQWRLPGADVSQDKDRLDRLRRLAEQAQKAAVRRAARARERGPRAAFGPAEEYEGQVRVEDWDPDTQAITVVDEATRQSVRYHPETGIMDVTDLRTGRTRSYDDPDDDWVVDTGSAEGADADRDDAGR, encoded by the coding sequence GTGGACCTGCAGCAGCTGTTCGCCGAGCTGGCCGACGTCCCCTGGCTGCTGACCGTCCTGGACCTGGTGGGGGTGTTCTTCTTCGCGGTCTCCGGGGCGCTGCTGGCCGCGCGCAAGGACTTCGACCTGGTGGGCTCCGTGGCGTTGGCCCTGTTGGCGGGCCTGGGCGGCGGCATCACCCGGGACATCGTCCTGGACCGAGGCCTGCCGGCATCGCTGCAGGACCCGATCTACCTGGCCCCGCCCGTGCTGGTGTCCCTGCTGGTGTACGTCAAAGTGATCCACCCGAACCGCCTGAACCTGACCATCACGCTGTTCGACGCGGCGGGCCTGGCCCTGTTCACGGTCTCCGGCGTGATGATCGCCCACGCGATGGGCGTGCACCCGGTGTCCGTGGTGGTGGTGGCCACCGTGGGCGCCCTCGGCGGCGGGGTGCTGCGGGACATCGTGGCCAACGAGGTGCCGTCCATCTTCGACCCCCGCGGCGTGTACGTGATGCCCGCCGTGGTGGGGGCGGCCGCGGCGGAGCTCGTGGCGCAGCGCGGTGCCCTGAACGCGTTCACGGGCTTCCTGATCGCGCTCCTGGTCTTCACGGTGCGCATGCTCGCGTACCGCTACCAATGGCGCCTGCCCGGCGCGGACGTCAGCCAGGACAAGGACCGACTGGACCGCCTGCGCCGCCTCGCGGAGCAGGCGCAGAAGGCGGCCGTCCGACGCGCGGCCCGCGCCCGGGAGCGGGGGCCGCGGGCGGCCTTCGGCCCCGCCGAGGAGTACGAGGGCCAGGTGCGTGTGGAGGACTGGGACCCGGACACCCAGGCCATCACGGTGGTGGACGAGGCGACCCGCCAGTCCGTTCGTTACCACCCGGAGACCGGCATCATGGACGTCACGGACCTGCGCACCGGCCGCACCCGGTCCTACGACGACCCGGACGACGACTGGGTGGTGGACACCGGCTCGGCCGAGGGCGCGGACGCGGACCGGGACGACGCCGGCCGGTGA
- a CDS encoding DUF1846 domain-containing protein has product MTGTADSVPTMAPSTSDSTSRPLGFDREKYIELQSQHIQERRRQLGGKLYLEMGGKLFDDLHASRVLPGFTPDNKIAMLDRIKDETEILVCFNAKDLERNKVRADLGITYEDDVLRLVDVFRERGFLVEHVVVTQLEDANHRALAFLEKLERLGLKVARHRVIPGYPHAMSTIVSEQGFGANEWSETTRDLVVVTAPGPGSGKLATCLSQVYNDRQRGIPAGYAKFETFPIWNLPLEHPVNAAYEAATVDLDDINLIDPFHLAEYGERVTSYNRDVEVFPLLSALLEKVTGTTPYKSPTDMGVNMAGAAIVDDEVCQEAAKQEIIRRYYKAQVNEALEGADDTESERVALVMSKLGLSSEDRPVVGAAQLVAERTGEPGAAVQLADGTLVTGKTSELLGCSAAVLLNALKVLAGIEDDVHLLSPASIEPIQTLKTVHLGSKNPRLHTDEVLIALSVSAATDENAKAAVDQLASLEGCDVHTTTILGSVDEGIFRSLGMLVTSEPKFQKKGLYRKR; this is encoded by the coding sequence ATGACCGGCACCGCAGACAGCGTCCCCACCATGGCCCCCTCCACCTCGGACTCGACCTCCCGCCCCCTCGGGTTCGACCGGGAGAAGTACATCGAGCTCCAGTCCCAGCACATCCAGGAACGCCGCCGCCAGCTCGGCGGCAAGCTCTACCTGGAGATGGGCGGCAAGCTCTTCGACGACCTGCACGCCTCCCGCGTGCTGCCCGGCTTCACCCCGGACAACAAGATCGCGATGCTCGACCGCATCAAGGACGAGACCGAGATCCTGGTGTGCTTCAACGCCAAGGACCTCGAGCGGAACAAGGTCCGCGCGGACCTGGGCATCACGTACGAGGACGACGTCCTGCGCCTCGTGGACGTGTTCCGGGAGCGCGGGTTCCTGGTGGAGCACGTGGTGGTCACGCAGCTGGAGGACGCCAACCACCGCGCGCTGGCGTTCCTCGAGAAGCTCGAGCGCCTCGGCCTGAAGGTGGCCCGCCACCGCGTGATCCCCGGCTACCCGCACGCCATGTCCACGATCGTCTCGGAGCAGGGCTTCGGCGCGAATGAGTGGTCCGAGACCACGCGGGACCTCGTCGTCGTGACGGCCCCCGGCCCGGGCTCCGGCAAGCTGGCGACGTGCCTGAGCCAGGTGTACAACGATCGGCAGCGGGGCATCCCGGCCGGCTACGCGAAGTTCGAGACGTTCCCCATCTGGAACCTGCCGCTCGAGCACCCGGTGAACGCCGCCTACGAGGCCGCCACCGTGGACCTGGACGACATCAACCTGATCGACCCGTTCCACCTGGCCGAGTACGGCGAGCGGGTGACCAGCTACAACCGCGACGTCGAGGTGTTCCCGCTGCTGTCCGCGCTGCTGGAGAAGGTCACGGGCACCACCCCGTACAAGTCCCCCACGGACATGGGCGTGAACATGGCCGGCGCGGCGATCGTGGACGACGAGGTGTGCCAGGAGGCCGCGAAGCAGGAGATCATCCGGCGCTACTACAAGGCTCAGGTCAACGAGGCCCTGGAGGGCGCGGACGACACCGAGTCCGAGCGCGTGGCCCTGGTGATGTCCAAGCTGGGGCTGAGCTCGGAGGACCGCCCGGTGGTGGGCGCCGCGCAGTTGGTGGCCGAGCGCACCGGTGAGCCCGGCGCGGCCGTGCAGCTGGCGGACGGCACCCTGGTGACCGGCAAGACCTCGGAGCTGCTGGGCTGTTCCGCGGCGGTGCTGCTCAACGCCCTCAAGGTGCTGGCCGGCATCGAGGACGACGTGCACCTGCTCTCCCCCGCCTCGATCGAGCCGATCCAGACGCTCAAGACCGTGCACCTGGGCTCCAAGAACCCGCGGCTGCACACGGATGAGGTGCTGATCGCACTCTCCGTGTCCGCGGCGACCGACGAGAACGCGAAGGCGGCCGTCGACCAGCTGGCGAGCCTCGAGGGCTGCGACGTGCACACGACGACGATCCTCGGCTCCGTGGACGAGGGCATCTTCCGGTCCCTGGGGATGCTCGTGACGAGCGAGCCGAAGTTCCAGAAGAAGGGGCTGTACCGGAAGCGGTGA
- a CDS encoding very short patch repair endonuclease translates to MRGNRARDTKPELAVRRRLHVAGLRYRVNARPEKDLRRTVDILFRPARVVVLIDGCYWHGCPEHYIAPKANGGYWSDKVATNRTRDAETTRVLTERGWLVLRFWEHEDPAVVAERIIDVVNARRPRRTAGAS, encoded by the coding sequence ATGCGCGGGAACAGGGCCCGAGACACCAAGCCCGAGCTCGCCGTCCGTCGCCGGCTCCACGTAGCCGGCCTGCGCTACCGTGTCAACGCTCGGCCGGAGAAGGACCTGCGCCGCACCGTGGATATCCTGTTCCGGCCCGCTCGTGTGGTCGTGCTCATCGACGGCTGCTACTGGCACGGCTGTCCGGAGCACTACATCGCTCCGAAGGCCAACGGCGGCTACTGGTCGGACAAGGTGGCCACCAATCGCACTCGTGACGCGGAGACCACCCGAGTACTGACCGAGCGAGGTTGGCTCGTCCTCCGCTTCTGGGAGCACGAGGACCCGGCTGTCGTCGCCGAGCGGATCATCGACGTCGTGAATGCACGGAGGCCCCGGCGCACCGCCGGGGCCTCCTGA
- a CDS encoding PD-(D/E)XK motif protein: MREAFARVANEPSAWSASEFHVVEVQGRPVGRRVWVGKDQLSTPTAFFESGDDRLLNIEVSQAIRLASATIQNELGDALRAVQIRCLEPRLEGVFHTFLEDVIASVDAGGTVYDALASTVREWRRLLMIAREGISEQALKGLYGELSILRQIVAVHGASALPLWEGPERGRHDFVGDVVSMEVKTAALQNRQAVTIHGLRQLEPSEGSDLYLAVTEVDPHPRGELLSDLVEEIVDAGVDESGMRKRLAALRYVVDMPGTEDHRFKLVSTKYWHITESTPVLRRSVLPEAVVNAVSDLSYSLDLSALGDGFSEEFDFTRIAREEA; the protein is encoded by the coding sequence ATGCGTGAGGCGTTCGCGCGTGTTGCGAATGAGCCCAGTGCATGGAGCGCTTCCGAGTTCCACGTCGTCGAAGTACAGGGACGGCCGGTCGGCCGTCGCGTGTGGGTGGGGAAGGACCAGCTGAGCACGCCGACCGCCTTCTTCGAGTCCGGGGACGACCGGCTTCTCAATATTGAAGTGAGCCAGGCCATCCGTCTCGCGTCGGCGACGATTCAGAATGAGCTCGGAGATGCGCTGAGAGCAGTGCAGATCCGGTGCCTCGAACCCCGGCTCGAGGGGGTGTTCCATACGTTCCTCGAGGACGTCATTGCCAGCGTGGATGCGGGCGGAACTGTCTATGACGCACTCGCCAGCACGGTGCGCGAATGGCGCCGACTGCTGATGATCGCCCGCGAGGGGATCAGCGAGCAGGCGCTGAAGGGTCTCTATGGGGAGCTCAGCATCCTCCGCCAGATCGTTGCGGTTCATGGCGCCTCGGCGTTGCCCCTGTGGGAAGGTCCGGAGCGGGGCCGGCATGATTTCGTGGGCGACGTGGTCAGCATGGAGGTGAAGACCGCCGCACTCCAGAACCGCCAGGCCGTCACGATTCACGGTCTTCGTCAGCTGGAGCCCTCGGAAGGTTCTGATCTCTACCTGGCCGTCACTGAGGTGGATCCCCACCCGCGCGGAGAGCTGCTCTCCGACCTGGTCGAGGAGATCGTCGACGCAGGAGTCGACGAGTCTGGTATGCGCAAACGGCTGGCGGCTTTGAGATACGTCGTCGACATGCCGGGAACGGAGGACCATCGGTTCAAACTGGTCTCCACGAAGTACTGGCATATCACGGAGAGCACCCCGGTGCTACGCCGCTCCGTCCTGCCCGAGGCTGTCGTCAACGCTGTCTCGGACCTCAGCTACTCACTGGACCTGTCCGCCCTGGGGGACGGCTTCAGCGAGGAGTTCGACTTCACCAGAATTGCTCGAGAGGAGGCCTGA